A single genomic interval of Thiovulum sp. ES harbors:
- a CDS encoding DNA polymerase III, alpha subunit (PFAM: Bacterial DNA polymerase III alpha subunit; PHP domain~TIGRFAM: DNA-directed DNA polymerase III (polc)), whose amino-acid sequence MSYTHLHFHTDYSLLDGANKIKNVAKKIKELGMSSVAITDHGNMFGAIDFYQTMSREGIKPIIGMEAYVTNHDFGVKEKGIFHLCLYAKDEVGYQNLMYLSSQAFENMYYKPRIPKKMLKERSEGLVCTSACLAGEVNFHLNQSDKNRERGSKGYEEAKKVALEYKEIFGDDFYLEIMRHGIGHQFNIDNDLIRLSKETGIQLVATNDTHYTNAEDSEAHEVYMAIGTGKTWNDPKRMRHTVHEFFIKSPADMEKVFKDIPEAVENTNVIADKCNLKLNLGNPTPPNFKFTLEYAKEIDLELPQKEERFSFENDAVLFTEQSRRGLEERLKFVPEEEHQKYRDRLEHEINTINSMKFPGYMLIVWDFVRYSGETNIPVGPGRGCLTKEAQVYVKDGFGFTQKSIDEVQVGDIVISHKNREKEVLETFKYEIEEELYKIETFYGDFVNPIVLTGDHKVYLGNGEWKEAKEITEKDCLFQPIPKYLEDTSDDIKFDLLNFYDDSDFELIKERIFYKNDIFIKPVVIFNYNEKSNSFEPVEEFDDVELFGRTERGVSRYIRKDLLAELIIYYIYNGYLNEKHKTVNLVLNRSSMSRYLGIYLLEMGYKVYRAFSKDKETFIIQDRILFSFFKKNNVQTLFNLLNSLTSEVKNNILYMLLGQSNNIENMCDTNSTEDLELFFREREIAEYTRMLLLSTYKPVSIEVLDNIYVLKSHFASNEEEYQTFDDHIKLKVRKITKIPKKKTEVFDFSVKDDHSYTTTNYTVHNSAAGSLVAFALRITDIDPLKYDLLFERFLNPERVSMPDIDMDFAQNKRKEIIRYVQEKYGRENVAQVTTFSSLLPKGVIRDVSRVFDIPLPIVNEFVKLIPEELKITLKKAKESEPRITDSLQNNPDLQKVWDISEKLEGLKRNTGIHAAGLVISNEALWNKTPLHLSKEGDFVTQYSLDYLEDVDLIKFDFLGLKTLDVIFGAIDLVKKHKNIDIVWHDIDMNDPKVYEMMSAGKTIGMFQIESGGMRDLNKRMKPSNFEDVIALIALYRPGPMEAGMLDDFVERKHGRQDIFYPFEGKEFPEQLKEILDPTYGMIVYQEQVMQIVQKIGGFSLGKSDIVRRAMGKKKIDLMKEYKSQFADGAEEQGLDREIAEELFDLIEKFAGYGFNKSHSAAYAMITFQTAYLKAHYPAEFMASLLSTESRNMDKIALYVEEAKTMGIEILSPDINKSQKGFSIVEKDGKEAVLFGLEGIKGVGGSAVETIVEAQKNGEFKDIPDFLNRVKPNKGTFESLIKAGGFDKTNYNRKTLLDEIEKIVQFASEVGKLQKSASEGLFGDDDNFTENTKELKLVPRTEYRLKEKLELEKEVLNFYVSAHPLDEYREDISKLKNISKTTEKDDFQNWQKVFLVGFVEFEEKISNAGNLYGKGKISDFTGELEFMMFGKEMQILKQLDLSKPIGIKASLKIEDENFKLENKEFFSLDDAIQKFSDSKFKEFQEQISEFKKVSKIIDNVNFKHEQEVVFVGFVDIGEEKISKAGNPYSIGKIEDTSGEVSLIFFASEIEILKEMDLSKPIGMRTLIKLEGSEVKFNYKKFFTLDEVVEKSKKLKKGKTQEDIEPKVIENDEPTTETVKRGKTYLNLNFFLNKSEMILLRETAKELNGNFQLIIYFWYENRHFLVETDFYVLSDFGDTFLSRIGES is encoded by the coding sequence CAAAAGATGAGGTCGGCTACCAAAATTTGATGTATTTGTCTTCTCAGGCTTTTGAAAATATGTATTACAAACCGAGAATTCCAAAAAAAATGTTGAAAGAGCGGAGTGAAGGTCTTGTTTGCACTTCTGCATGTCTTGCTGGTGAAGTAAATTTTCATTTAAATCAGAGTGATAAAAATCGGGAAAGAGGCTCAAAAGGGTATGAAGAAGCAAAAAAAGTTGCTTTAGAATACAAAGAGATTTTCGGAGATGATTTCTATTTGGAAATTATGCGACACGGAATTGGACACCAATTTAATATCGACAACGACCTCATCCGACTTTCAAAAGAGACGGGAATCCAGCTTGTCGCGACAAATGACACTCACTATACAAATGCAGAAGATTCTGAAGCTCACGAAGTTTATATGGCAATTGGAACAGGAAAAACTTGGAACGACCCAAAACGAATGAGACATACTGTTCATGAGTTTTTTATCAAGTCTCCCGCAGATATGGAAAAAGTTTTCAAAGATATTCCTGAAGCAGTTGAAAATACAAATGTGATTGCTGACAAATGCAACTTGAAACTAAATTTAGGAAATCCGACTCCACCAAATTTTAAATTCACACTTGAATATGCAAAAGAGATAGATTTAGAACTTCCACAAAAAGAGGAGAGATTTTCGTTTGAAAATGATGCTGTTCTTTTTACTGAACAGTCTCGGAGAGGTTTGGAAGAGCGATTAAAATTTGTGCCAGAAGAGGAACATCAAAAATATCGAGACCGACTTGAACACGAAATAAATACTATAAATAGTATGAAGTTTCCAGGATACATGTTGATCGTTTGGGACTTTGTCCGTTATTCTGGTGAAACAAATATTCCAGTTGGACCAGGTCGTGGCTGTTTGACAAAAGAAGCTCAAGTTTATGTAAAAGATGGATTTGGTTTCACTCAAAAAAGTATCGATGAGGTTCAGGTTGGCGATATTGTCATAAGCCACAAAAACCGAGAAAAAGAAGTTTTAGAAACTTTCAAATATGAAATAGAAGAAGAGCTTTATAAAATTGAGACTTTTTACGGAGATTTTGTAAATCCAATTGTTTTAACTGGAGATCATAAAGTCTATTTAGGAAATGGTGAGTGGAAAGAAGCAAAAGAGATAACTGAAAAAGATTGTCTTTTTCAACCAATTCCAAAATATTTGGAAGATACTTCAGATGACATCAAATTTGATTTATTAAATTTTTATGATGACAGTGATTTTGAATTAATTAAAGAGAGAATTTTTTACAAAAATGATATTTTTATAAAACCAGTTGTAATTTTTAATTACAATGAGAAATCAAACAGCTTTGAACCTGTTGAAGAGTTTGATGATGTAGAACTTTTTGGACGAACAGAAAGAGGTGTTTCAAGGTATATTAGAAAAGATTTATTAGCTGAATTAATAATATATTATATATACAATGGCTATTTAAATGAAAAGCATAAAACTGTTAATTTAGTTTTAAATCGTAGCTCTATGTCAAGATATTTAGGTATTTATTTACTGGAAATGGGTTATAAAGTTTATAGAGCTTTTAGTAAAGATAAAGAGACTTTTATAATTCAAGACAGAATACTTTTCTCATTTTTCAAGAAAAATAATGTTCAAACTTTATTTAATTTATTAAATAGCTTAACAAGTGAAGTAAAAAATAACATTTTATATATGTTATTAGGGCAAAGTAATAATATTGAGAATATGTGTGATACAAACAGTACAGAAGATTTAGAACTTTTTTTTAGAGAAAGAGAGATTGCTGAATATACAAGAATGCTTTTGTTATCCACATATAAACCAGTATCTATTGAGGTGCTTGATAATATATATGTTTTAAAATCACATTTTGCTTCCAATGAAGAAGAGTATCAAACTTTTGATGATCACATTAAATTAAAAGTTCGAAAAATCACAAAAATCCCAAAGAAGAAAACAGAAGTTTTTGATTTTTCAGTGAAAGACGATCACTCATACACAACAACAAATTACACGGTTCATAATTCAGCAGCAGGTTCGCTTGTTGCTTTTGCTCTCAGAATCACCGACATCGATCCACTAAAATATGATTTGCTTTTTGAGAGATTTTTAAATCCTGAACGGGTCTCAATGCCTGATATTGATATGGATTTTGCACAAAACAAACGGAAAGAGATTATTCGCTATGTGCAGGAAAAATATGGACGGGAAAATGTAGCACAAGTTACAACTTTCAGTTCCCTTTTGCCAAAAGGAGTAATCCGAGATGTGAGTCGTGTTTTTGATATTCCGCTACCAATTGTGAATGAATTTGTGAAATTGATTCCTGAAGAGCTAAAAATTACACTGAAAAAAGCAAAAGAGAGTGAGCCAAGAATCACAGACTCGCTACAAAATAATCCTGATTTGCAAAAAGTTTGGGATATTTCTGAAAAGCTAGAAGGACTTAAACGAAATACAGGAATTCATGCAGCGGGACTTGTAATTTCAAACGAGGCACTTTGGAATAAAACACCGCTTCACCTTTCAAAAGAGGGCGACTTTGTTACCCAATATTCGCTTGATTATTTGGAAGATGTTGATTTAATTAAGTTTGACTTTCTTGGTTTAAAAACACTTGATGTAATTTTTGGTGCGATTGATTTGGTTAAAAAACACAAAAATATTGACATTGTTTGGCACGACATCGATATGAACGATCCAAAAGTTTACGAAATGATGTCGGCGGGAAAAACAATCGGTATGTTCCAAATCGAGTCAGGCGGAATGCGAGATTTGAATAAGCGAATGAAACCATCAAATTTTGAAGATGTCATCGCACTTATTGCTCTCTACCGACCTGGTCCAATGGAAGCGGGAATGTTAGACGATTTTGTTGAACGAAAACATGGACGACAAGATATTTTTTATCCATTTGAAGGTAAGGAATTTCCTGAACAGCTAAAAGAGATTTTAGATCCAACTTATGGAATGATTGTGTATCAGGAACAAGTTATGCAAATTGTTCAAAAAATTGGTGGTTTTTCACTTGGAAAATCAGATATTGTTCGTCGAGCAATGGGTAAAAAGAAGATTGATTTGATGAAAGAGTATAAATCACAATTTGCCGACGGTGCTGAAGAACAGGGACTTGATAGAGAAATTGCGGAAGAACTGTTTGACCTCATCGAAAAATTTGCTGGTTACGGATTCAACAAATCACACTCCGCCGCTTATGCGATGATCACTTTCCAAACTGCATATTTAAAAGCACACTATCCTGCTGAATTTATGGCTTCTCTTCTCTCAACTGAAAGCCGAAACATGGACAAAATTGCACTTTATGTTGAAGAAGCAAAAACAATGGGTATTGAAATTTTGTCTCCAGATATAAACAAATCTCAAAAAGGTTTTTCAATTGTTGAAAAAGATGGAAAAGAAGCAGTTCTTTTTGGGCTTGAAGGAATTAAAGGTGTTGGCGGTAGTGCAGTTGAAACAATTGTAGAAGCTCAAAAAAATGGAGAATTTAAAGATATTCCTGATTTTTTAAATCGTGTAAAACCAAATAAAGGAACTTTTGAATCCTTAATTAAAGCAGGTGGTTTTGACAAAACGAATTACAATCGAAAAACACTACTTGACGAAATTGAGAAAATTGTGCAATTTGCTAGTGAAGTTGGCAAATTACAAAAAAGTGCTTCCGAGGGACTTTTCGGAGATGATGACAATTTCACCGAAAATACAAAAGAACTAAAATTAGTTCCACGAACTGAATATAGACTGAAAGAAAAATTAGAACTTGAAAAAGAGGTTTTAAATTTTTATGTTTCAGCTCACCCACTTGACGAATATCGAGAAGATATTTCCAAATTAAAAAATATCTCAAAAACAACAGAAAAAGATGATTTTCAAAATTGGCAAAAAGTATTTTTAGTTGGTTTTGTTGAGTTTGAGGAAAAAATATCAAATGCTGGAAATCTCTACGGAAAAGGAAAAATATCAGATTTCACAGGCGAACTTGAATTTATGATGTTTGGTAAAGAGATGCAAATTTTAAAGCAACTTGACTTATCAAAACCAATTGGAATTAAAGCTTCTTTAAAAATAGAAGATGAGAATTTTAAATTGGAAAACAAAGAGTTTTTTTCTTTAGATGATGCAATTCAGAAATTTTCAGATTCCAAATTTAAAGAATTTCAAGAACAGATTTCCGAATTTAAAAAAGTTTCTAAAATTATTGATAATGTAAATTTCAAGCATGAACAAGAAGTGGTTTTTGTCGGTTTTGTAGATATTGGTGAAGAAAAAATTTCAAAAGCTGGTAATCCATATTCGATTGGAAAAATTGAAGATACTTCTGGTGAAGTTAGTCTAATTTTCTTTGCGAGTGAAATTGAGATTTTAAAAGAGATGGATTTATCAAAACCGATTGGAATGAGAACTTTAATTAAATTGGAAGGGAGTGAAGTCAAATTTAATTATAAAAAGTTTTTTACTCTCGATGAGGTCGTCGAAAAAAGTAAAAAGTTAAAAAAAGGCAAAACTCAAGAAGATATTGAACCAAAAGTTATTGAAAATGATGAACCAACGACAGAAACAGTTAAAAGAGGAAAAACATATTTAAATTTGAACTTCTTTTTAAACAAAAGCGAAATGATTCTTCTTCGAGAAACTGCAAAAGAGCTTAATGGAAATTTTCAACTCATTATCTATTTTTGGTATGAAAATAGACATTTTTTAGTTGAAACAGATTTCTATGTTTTGAGTGATTTTGGGGATACATTTTTAAGTAGAATTGGTGAAAGTTAG